One stretch of Rhizobium rhizoryzae DNA includes these proteins:
- a CDS encoding branched-chain amino acid ABC transporter substrate-binding protein — MKKSLLSAVALTAVVAFGGSAWADILVGVGGPLTGPNAAFGAQLQKGAEQAAADINAAGGINGEKIKIVLGDDVSDPKQGVSVANKFVADGVKFVVGHFNSAVSIPTAEVYAENGILQVTPASTNPKFTERGLWNTFRTCGRDDQQGEVAGKYIAEKFKSAKVAVVHDKTTYGQGLADETKKAMNKLGVKEAIYEGITVGDKDFSALVSKMKAAGVGVVYYGGLHTEAGLLMRQMADQGLKAPLMSGDGITSNELASIAGDAVNGTLMTFPPDPRTNPNAKDLVEKFRKAGFEPEAYTLYSYAALQIIADAAKAAKTNDPQKVAETMKSKGPFKTVIGDIGFDKKGDITRPDYVMYEWKKGPDGKYSYFQM; from the coding sequence ATGAAGAAGTCTCTTCTTTCGGCAGTCGCGCTGACTGCAGTTGTCGCCTTCGGCGGCTCTGCGTGGGCCGACATTTTGGTGGGCGTTGGCGGTCCGCTGACAGGCCCGAATGCTGCCTTTGGCGCGCAGTTGCAGAAGGGCGCTGAACAGGCTGCGGCAGACATCAACGCTGCTGGCGGCATCAACGGCGAGAAGATCAAGATCGTTCTCGGTGATGACGTGTCCGACCCGAAGCAGGGCGTTTCGGTTGCCAACAAGTTCGTGGCCGATGGCGTGAAGTTCGTGGTGGGTCACTTCAATTCGGCGGTTTCCATTCCGACGGCTGAAGTCTATGCCGAAAACGGCATCCTGCAGGTAACGCCTGCCTCCACCAACCCGAAGTTCACCGAGCGCGGCCTGTGGAACACCTTCCGCACCTGCGGCCGTGACGACCAGCAGGGCGAAGTGGCTGGCAAGTACATTGCCGAGAAGTTCAAGAGCGCGAAGGTCGCGGTCGTTCACGACAAGACGACCTATGGTCAGGGTCTTGCCGACGAGACCAAGAAGGCCATGAACAAGCTGGGCGTGAAGGAAGCCATCTACGAAGGCATCACGGTTGGCGACAAGGACTTCTCTGCACTCGTCTCGAAGATGAAGGCAGCGGGCGTTGGCGTCGTTTACTACGGTGGTCTGCACACCGAAGCTGGTCTCCTGATGCGCCAGATGGCGGACCAGGGCCTGAAGGCTCCTCTGATGTCGGGCGATGGCATCACCTCGAACGAGCTTGCCTCGATTGCAGGTGACGCAGTCAACGGCACGCTGATGACGTTCCCGCCGGATCCGCGCACGAACCCGAATGCAAAGGACCTCGTCGAGAAGTTCCGCAAGGCTGGCTTCGAGCCGGAAGCCTACACGCTGTATTCCTATGCAGCACTTCAGATCATCGCCGACGCTGCCAAGGCTGCGAAGACGAACGATCCGCAGAAGGTTGCCGAGACAATGAAGTCGAAGGGCCCGTTCAAGACGGTGATCGGCGATATCGGTTTCGACAAGAAGGGTGACATCACGCGTCCTGACTATGTCATGTACGAGTGGAAGAAGGGCCCGGACGGCAAGTATTCCTACTTCCAGATGTAA
- the urtC gene encoding urea ABC transporter permease subunit UrtC — protein MISSFILRALEGRIVVTVSIILAVALLVPASNLLLSPDNALHIPTYVMSLMGKYLCYALLALALDLVWGYCGILSLGHGAFFALGGYAMGMYLMRQIGSRGVYGDPVLPDFMVFLNWKQLPWFWHGFDMFWFACAMVLVVPGLLAFVFGWFAFRSRVNGVYLSIITQAMTYALMLAFFRNDMGFGGNNGLTDYKDILGFSVQADGTRAVLFALSAIMLSLCLVLASAITRSKFGKVLVGVRDAESRVRFLGFRVENIKLFTFVTSAMMAGIAGALFVPQVGIINPGEFAPANSIEVVVWTAVGGRGTLIGPIIGAVLVNGGKSFFTGAFPEFWLYALGALFIFVTLFMPKGIVGTVQAALANRKAVKAAARAQAQNDDTPSTQIQAAE, from the coding sequence ATGATTTCCAGCTTTATCCTGCGTGCTCTGGAAGGCCGCATCGTCGTCACCGTTTCCATCATTCTTGCCGTGGCCCTTCTGGTGCCAGCCAGCAATCTGCTTCTTTCGCCCGACAATGCATTGCATATCCCAACCTATGTGATGTCGCTGATGGGCAAGTATCTCTGCTATGCGCTTCTGGCGCTGGCACTGGATCTCGTCTGGGGCTATTGCGGCATTCTGTCCTTGGGCCACGGCGCTTTCTTCGCCCTCGGCGGCTATGCCATGGGCATGTATCTGATGCGCCAGATCGGTAGCCGTGGCGTCTATGGCGATCCCGTCCTGCCCGATTTCATGGTGTTTCTGAACTGGAAGCAGTTGCCGTGGTTCTGGCATGGCTTCGACATGTTCTGGTTTGCTTGTGCGATGGTGCTGGTGGTGCCAGGGTTGCTCGCCTTCGTCTTCGGCTGGTTCGCCTTCCGCTCCCGCGTCAACGGCGTCTATCTGTCCATCATTACCCAGGCCATGACCTATGCGCTGATGCTCGCCTTCTTCCGCAATGACATGGGCTTTGGCGGCAATAACGGTCTGACGGATTACAAGGATATCCTCGGATTCTCAGTTCAGGCGGATGGAACCCGCGCCGTACTGTTCGCGCTGTCGGCCATCATGCTCTCGCTCTGCCTCGTGCTGGCCTCGGCCATTACCCGCTCGAAGTTCGGCAAGGTGCTGGTGGGTGTGCGTGATGCGGAAAGCCGCGTTCGCTTCCTGGGTTTCCGGGTGGAGAACATCAAGCTCTTCACCTTCGTCACCTCGGCCATGATGGCGGGTATTGCGGGCGCCCTTTTCGTGCCGCAGGTCGGCATCATCAATCCGGGCGAATTCGCACCGGCCAATTCCATCGAAGTCGTGGTCTGGACAGCGGTTGGCGGTCGCGGAACTCTCATCGGTCCGATCATCGGTGCGGTGCTGGTCAATGGCGGCAAGAGCTTCTTCACCGGCGCCTTTCCTGAATTCTGGCTCTATGCGCTGGGCGCACTCTTCATCTTCGTCACGCTGTTCATGCCCAAGGGAATTGTCGGGACCGTTCAGGCAGCACTTGCCAATCGCAAGGCGGTGAAGGCTGCGGCGCGTGCCCAGGCCCAGAATGACGATACGCCTTCAACACAGATCCAGGCCGCGGAGTAA
- the urtB gene encoding urea ABC transporter permease subunit UrtB translates to MMLRLFLSTLFLIVSLAASSFAQSGADPKALFNALGKADFKQAEELIGQLAATGDPRIVPALEAFAEGELYARKSDSAVFITKAAGTNVALIDPVTGAAAGEVPKAQLSKLKINNNLRRVIRSALGGLTLLSPDKAVRMAAADAVLKSPSAENLELVEAALAKETDAAVKVRMEEARAASVLISDRAIDQKKQAIDTIANLGGRDGISILMSVSSSIDPALKGDLDKAITKIENSLKLWEVAQNVWYGMSLGSVLLLAAIGLAITFGVMGIINMAHGEMVMLGAYSTFMVQELIRTHAPHLFDWSLAIALPVAFLVTAGVGLVIERGVIRFLYGRPLETLLATWGVSLILQQLVRSIFGPTNQEVGNPSWMSGAFALGGLQITWNRMWIVAFSLSIFIGLLIVMKRSAFGLQMRAVTQNRRMASSMGIRTPWVDAFTFALGSGIAGIAGVALSQIDNVSPNLGQSYIIDSFMVVVFGGVGNLWGTLVGALSLGILNKFLEPWTGAVLGKILVLVLIILFIQKRPRGLFALKGRAVEA, encoded by the coding sequence ATTATGCTTCGACTTTTCCTATCGACCCTATTCCTGATCGTTTCGCTTGCCGCGTCATCCTTCGCGCAATCCGGCGCTGACCCCAAGGCCCTGTTCAATGCACTGGGCAAGGCGGATTTCAAGCAGGCGGAAGAGCTGATCGGCCAGCTGGCTGCGACCGGCGATCCGCGCATCGTGCCGGCCCTGGAAGCCTTTGCCGAAGGCGAGCTTTACGCCCGCAAATCCGATAGCGCCGTATTCATCACCAAAGCAGCCGGGACCAATGTCGCCCTGATCGATCCAGTCACGGGTGCTGCCGCCGGTGAGGTGCCGAAGGCGCAGCTGAGCAAGCTGAAGATCAACAACAACCTGCGCCGCGTCATTCGCTCGGCACTTGGCGGTCTGACACTGCTGAGCCCCGACAAGGCAGTGCGTATGGCAGCCGCCGATGCGGTTCTGAAGTCTCCCAGCGCGGAAAATCTTGAGCTGGTCGAGGCAGCACTTGCCAAGGAAACCGATGCGGCCGTCAAGGTGCGCATGGAAGAGGCGCGTGCGGCCTCCGTGCTGATTTCCGACCGCGCAATCGACCAGAAGAAGCAGGCGATCGATACGATTGCCAATCTCGGTGGGCGCGATGGCATCAGCATCCTGATGTCGGTTTCGTCTTCGATCGATCCCGCCCTGAAGGGTGATCTCGACAAGGCGATCACCAAGATCGAAAATTCGCTGAAGCTTTGGGAAGTCGCCCAGAATGTCTGGTACGGCATGTCGCTCGGCTCCGTGCTGCTGCTCGCGGCCATCGGGTTGGCCATCACCTTTGGCGTCATGGGCATCATCAACATGGCGCATGGCGAAATGGTCATGCTGGGCGCCTATTCCACCTTCATGGTGCAGGAATTGATCCGCACCCACGCGCCGCATCTGTTCGACTGGTCGCTGGCCATTGCTCTGCCGGTCGCTTTCCTTGTGACAGCTGGTGTCGGTCTCGTCATCGAGCGTGGTGTCATCCGCTTTCTCTACGGGCGTCCGCTGGAAACCCTGCTGGCGACCTGGGGCGTATCGCTGATCCTCCAGCAGTTGGTACGCTCCATCTTTGGCCCGACGAACCAGGAAGTCGGCAATCCGTCCTGGATGTCCGGTGCCTTCGCGCTGGGTGGCCTGCAGATCACCTGGAACCGCATGTGGATCGTCGCCTTCTCCCTCTCGATCTTCATCGGCCTGCTGATCGTGATGAAGCGCTCCGCCTTCGGTCTCCAGATGCGGGCCGTGACCCAGAACCGCCGCATGGCCTCTTCCATGGGTATTCGCACACCCTGGGTCGATGCCTTCACCTTCGCGCTCGGCTCAGGGATCGCGGGCATTGCTGGCGTGGCGCTTTCCCAGATCGACAACGTTTCGCCCAATCTCGGCCAGTCCTACATCATCGATAGCTTCATGGTCGTGGTGTTCGGCGGCGTGGGCAATCTCTGGGGCACGCTGGTTGGCGCGCTGTCGCTCGGCATCCTCAACAAGTTCCTCGAGCCGTGGACCGGTGCCGTGCTTGGCAAGATCCTCGTGCTTGTTCTCATCATCCTCTTCATCCAGAAGAGACCGCGCGGCCTGTTCGCGCTCAAGGGAAGGGCGGTGGAAGCATGA
- a CDS encoding hybrid sensor histidine kinase/response regulator: MAARQRIIPIRRDYNRWVANQTLEDYALRFTAKSARRFSSSRISQTAIGAISFLALEAIGGAITLSYGTTNAFFAILVAAVLMLAVGLPISRYAIRHGVDIDLLTRGASFGYIGSTITSLIYASFTFMLFAIEASIMTGALNLAFGIPLWLGYIISSVVVIPLVIYGVQLISRFQLATQPFWIVLNVLPFVFIAFMDWEKIELWRAFAGIGHSNTGFGGPAPFDLLEFGAASAVILALMPQIGEQVDFLRFLPAEGQKKWRHRLAVFLAGPGWVVLGVPKLLAGSFLAVLTLSTAVPAHEAADPAHMYLAAFGYMIPNETAALLLMAAFVVVSQLKINVMNAYAGSLAWSNFFSRLTHSHPGRVVWLVFNVAIALLLMELGIYRLLEATLGIFSIIAMSWLCTISADLAINKPLGLSPPGIEFKRAHLYDLNPVGLGAMLGSAGIALAAHFGLFGNIAASLSTYLTLSAFLLSPLIAWGTKGRYYLARKPRHAWKNATSITCSICEHPFEPEDMAWCPAYAAPICSLCCSLDSRCHDMCKPKAQMKAQIGSVARTMLSDRIVERLMTRLGRYALTSILSISAMGAILFMIAYQVGEATPANAEVIYGTTLIVFFVFAIIAGIVSWFYVLAHDSRVVAEEESSRQNTLLLKEIAAHRKTDAALQQAKEVAEAANRAKSRYVVGLSHELRTPLNAVLGYAQLLERDETIPAPRQSAIKVIRRSADHLSGLIDGLLDISKIEAGRLQVYSNEINIQDFLDQIVDMFRPQAQAKGLNFEHDRTPALPTYVRTDEKRLRQILVNLLSNAIKFTDRGTVRFNITYRSQVATFTVEDTGRGIAEKDLARIYEPFQRGEAESIRPMPGLGLGLTITRLLTNTMGGEISVTSEKDVGSSFRVRLLLSAVNRPTIMPAPEKKIIGYTGPRRTVVVVDDNEDHRDLMREVLKPLDFVVLTAGGAPECLTLIAAAKPDLFLVDILMPGMNGWQLVERLREDGQTAPIIMLSANIGDGASSIRKGDGHSDAISKPVDIRQLSDKLAQHLGLTWIYEGEALQEREGPAPVKSPGASHIDDLIQLAEIGYIRGLETKLGDLAASPEHRAFTEAARHYIQSFDMAGLMTFLRQFREERMPQDG, from the coding sequence ATGGCAGCGCGGCAACGCATTATCCCCATCCGCCGAGATTACAACCGTTGGGTCGCGAACCAGACGCTGGAAGATTATGCCCTGCGTTTCACCGCCAAGAGCGCGCGTCGGTTTTCATCCAGCCGGATTTCGCAAACGGCGATAGGCGCCATTTCATTTCTTGCGCTGGAAGCAATCGGGGGAGCCATCACGCTCTCCTACGGCACAACGAATGCCTTTTTTGCGATTCTGGTGGCTGCGGTGCTCATGCTCGCGGTTGGTCTGCCAATCAGCCGCTACGCCATTCGCCATGGCGTCGATATCGACCTTTTGACGCGCGGCGCAAGCTTCGGCTATATCGGCTCGACCATCACCTCGCTGATCTATGCGAGTTTCACCTTCATGCTGTTTGCCATCGAGGCATCCATCATGACGGGGGCGCTTAACCTTGCCTTCGGCATTCCGCTCTGGCTCGGCTATATCATCAGTTCGGTCGTCGTCATCCCCCTCGTCATTTATGGCGTGCAACTCATCTCGCGCTTCCAGCTGGCGACCCAACCCTTCTGGATTGTGCTGAACGTCCTGCCTTTTGTTTTCATCGCCTTCATGGATTGGGAGAAGATCGAGCTGTGGCGGGCCTTTGCGGGCATCGGCCATTCGAATACCGGCTTTGGCGGACCCGCCCCCTTCGATCTTCTGGAATTCGGCGCAGCCTCCGCCGTCATCCTTGCACTCATGCCCCAGATTGGCGAACAGGTGGATTTCCTGCGCTTTCTGCCCGCAGAGGGACAGAAGAAATGGCGCCATCGGCTGGCCGTGTTTCTGGCCGGTCCGGGCTGGGTGGTCCTTGGTGTACCAAAGCTTCTGGCGGGAAGCTTTCTGGCGGTTCTGACCCTGTCGACCGCGGTTCCCGCACACGAGGCCGCCGATCCGGCCCATATGTATCTTGCGGCCTTCGGCTACATGATCCCGAACGAGACAGCCGCCCTTCTCCTGATGGCCGCTTTCGTCGTGGTGTCGCAGTTGAAGATCAACGTTATGAACGCCTATGCTGGCTCTCTGGCCTGGTCCAATTTCTTCTCCCGCCTCACCCACAGCCACCCGGGCCGAGTCGTCTGGCTGGTGTTCAACGTCGCCATCGCGCTGCTGCTGATGGAACTCGGCATCTACCGGCTGCTGGAGGCGACGCTCGGCATCTTCTCCATCATCGCCATGTCATGGCTCTGCACCATCTCTGCTGATCTGGCCATCAACAAGCCGCTCGGCCTGTCTCCGCCGGGTATCGAATTCAAGCGCGCCCATCTTTACGATCTGAACCCGGTCGGGCTCGGCGCCATGCTCGGTTCGGCTGGCATCGCCCTTGCCGCCCATTTCGGCCTGTTCGGAAACATTGCGGCCTCCCTCTCCACCTACCTCACGCTCTCGGCCTTCCTTCTCTCGCCCCTGATCGCCTGGGGTACGAAAGGTCGCTACTATCTCGCGCGAAAGCCTCGCCACGCCTGGAAAAACGCGACCTCCATCACCTGCTCGATCTGCGAACATCCCTTCGAGCCTGAGGACATGGCCTGGTGTCCTGCCTATGCGGCCCCCATCTGCTCGCTCTGTTGCTCACTGGACAGCCGATGTCACGACATGTGCAAGCCGAAAGCCCAGATGAAAGCGCAGATCGGCAGCGTGGCGCGCACCATGTTGTCGGACCGTATCGTCGAACGACTGATGACGCGTCTGGGGCGCTACGCACTCACCTCCATCCTGTCGATCTCGGCCATGGGTGCCATTCTCTTCATGATCGCCTATCAGGTGGGCGAGGCAACACCTGCCAATGCCGAAGTGATCTACGGCACCACGCTGATCGTCTTCTTCGTCTTCGCTATCATCGCCGGCATCGTCTCCTGGTTCTATGTTCTGGCCCATGACAGCCGCGTCGTGGCGGAGGAGGAAAGCTCGCGACAGAATACGCTGCTGCTCAAGGAAATCGCGGCCCACCGCAAGACGGATGCCGCGCTCCAGCAGGCAAAGGAAGTGGCAGAGGCCGCCAACCGCGCCAAGAGCCGCTACGTCGTGGGCCTCAGTCACGAGCTTCGCACGCCGCTCAACGCCGTATTGGGCTACGCACAGCTTCTCGAACGGGACGAGACCATTCCCGCACCGCGCCAGTCCGCAATCAAGGTCATCCGCCGCTCCGCCGATCACCTCTCCGGCCTGATCGACGGACTGCTCGATATATCGAAGATCGAAGCGGGCCGGCTGCAGGTCTATTCCAACGAAATCAATATCCAGGATTTTCTCGATCAGATCGTCGACATGTTCCGCCCGCAGGCGCAGGCGAAGGGCCTGAACTTCGAGCACGACCGCACCCCGGCCCTGCCCACCTATGTGCGCACCGACGAAAAGCGCCTGCGCCAGATTCTGGTAAACCTGCTCTCGAACGCCATAAAGTTCACCGATCGTGGAACGGTGCGTTTCAACATCACCTATCGCAGCCAGGTTGCCACCTTCACTGTCGAGGATACCGGCCGCGGCATCGCGGAAAAGGATCTCGCCCGCATCTACGAACCCTTCCAGCGCGGTGAGGCAGAAAGTATCCGGCCAATGCCGGGGCTTGGTCTCGGCCTCACCATTACCCGGCTTCTCACCAACACCATGGGCGGCGAGATTTCCGTTACCAGCGAAAAGGATGTCGGCTCCAGTTTCCGGGTCCGCCTTCTGCTCTCGGCGGTCAACCGCCCGACAATCATGCCCGCACCGGAGAAGAAGATCATCGGCTACACGGGTCCGCGCCGCACCGTCGTGGTGGTCGATGACAATGAGGATCATCGCGACCTGATGCGAGAAGTGCTGAAGCCGCTCGATTTCGTGGTCCTGACCGCCGGTGGCGCACCCGAATGCCTGACCCTGATTGCGGCTGCGAAACCCGACCTCTTCCTGGTGGACATCCTCATGCCGGGCATGAACGGCTGGCAACTGGTGGAACGCCTGCGCGAGGACGGTCAGACCGCGCCGATCATCATGCTCTCGGCCAATATCGGCGATGGCGCCTCCAGCATCCGCAAGGGGGATGGCCACAGTGACGCCATCTCAAAGCCGGTGGATATCCGCCAGCTTTCCGACAAGCTGGCCCAGCATCTTGGCCTGACCTGGATCTATGAGGGCGAAGCGCTACAGGAACGGGAAGGCCCCGCCCCGGTTAAAAGCCCAGGCGCAAGCCATATAGACGACCTCATCCAACTGGCGGAAATAGGCTATATTCGGGGGCTTGAAACGAAGCTTGGCGATCTCGCAGCCTCACCCGAGCACCGCGCCTTTACGGAAGCGGCCCGGCACTATATTCAAAGTTTCGATATGGCCGGACTGATGACGTTCCTGAGACAGTTCCGCGAGGAAAGGATGCCGCAGGATGGCTGA
- a CDS encoding chemotaxis protein CheD: protein MFAQDDGGYKIVHVLSGQYAVSSTEGTYFSTVLGSCVCACIYDPVAGIGGINHFVLPIGGERAPQEQRYRYGDVAMPGLLSNLCRRGAQRERLMVKLFGGRARNDGSYEPGVLNADFALAFVNANGLKLIESSLGGQVARWVNFHPASGRTKVRETRDSPAFSASRRTVISLSRKSA, encoded by the coding sequence GTGTTTGCGCAGGATGATGGTGGCTACAAAATCGTGCATGTCCTCAGCGGACAATACGCCGTCTCTTCCACGGAGGGCACCTATTTCAGCACCGTTCTGGGCTCATGTGTTTGCGCATGCATCTATGATCCGGTCGCGGGGATCGGCGGCATCAACCATTTCGTCCTGCCGATCGGCGGTGAGCGCGCGCCTCAAGAGCAAAGGTATCGCTATGGAGACGTGGCCATGCCGGGACTTCTCAGCAACCTCTGCCGCAGAGGGGCTCAGCGGGAAAGGTTGATGGTCAAGCTTTTCGGCGGGCGCGCACGCAATGACGGTTCCTACGAACCAGGCGTGCTGAATGCGGACTTCGCGCTGGCCTTTGTGAACGCCAACGGATTGAAACTCATCGAATCGAGCCTTGGCGGCCAAGTGGCGCGCTGGGTCAATTTTCATCCAGCCAGCGGACGCACCAAAGTACGCGAAACACGCGATTCGCCCGCATTCTCGGCCTCGCGCCGCACGGTGATCAGCCTGTCGCGAAAATCCGCCTGA
- the urtA gene encoding urea ABC transporter substrate-binding protein, with amino-acid sequence MTLKAKLGGALIAAIMSTTAFHGAFAAEDTIKIGVLHSLSGTMAISETTLKDAMLMLVEEQNKKGGVLGKKLEAVVVDPASDWPLFAEKARQLISKDKVAAVFGCWTSSSRKSVLPVFEELNSILFYPVQYEGEESSRNIFYTGAAPNQQAIPAVDYLMKNEGVQRWVLEGTDYVYPQTTNKILKAYLMSKGVKEADIMVNYTPFGFSDWQTEVSKIKAFGSAGKKTAVVSTINGDANVPFYKELANQGIKAEDIPVVAFSVGEEELAGIDTKPLVGHLAAWNYFQSVDAPVNAEFIKTWHAFTKNEKRVTNDPMEAAYIGFNAWVKAVEAAGTTETDKVLDSIIGVSVPNLSGGTSTVMPNHHITKPVLIGEIQANGQFEIVQQTPSVVGDEWSDYLPDSKDLISDWRKPMSCGNFNVATGKCGGKGS; translated from the coding sequence ATGACATTGAAAGCCAAGCTGGGCGGCGCGCTCATCGCCGCCATCATGTCCACCACCGCATTCCACGGCGCATTTGCTGCCGAAGATACGATCAAGATCGGCGTTCTCCACTCGCTCTCCGGCACGATGGCGATTTCGGAAACCACGCTGAAAGACGCCATGCTGATGCTCGTCGAAGAGCAGAACAAGAAGGGCGGCGTTCTGGGCAAGAAGCTCGAAGCCGTCGTTGTCGATCCGGCTTCCGACTGGCCGCTGTTTGCCGAAAAGGCTCGCCAACTGATCTCCAAGGATAAGGTCGCTGCCGTCTTCGGTTGCTGGACCTCGTCTTCGCGCAAGTCCGTTCTGCCGGTCTTCGAAGAGCTGAACTCCATTCTCTTCTACCCCGTCCAGTACGAGGGTGAAGAATCCTCGCGCAATATCTTTTACACCGGTGCCGCTCCGAACCAGCAGGCCATTCCGGCTGTCGACTACCTGATGAAGAACGAAGGCGTTCAGCGCTGGGTTCTGGAAGGCACGGACTACGTTTATCCGCAGACCACGAACAAGATCCTGAAAGCCTACCTGATGTCGAAGGGCGTCAAGGAAGCCGATATCATGGTCAACTACACGCCATTCGGCTTCTCCGACTGGCAGACGGAAGTCTCCAAGATCAAGGCCTTCGGCTCTGCAGGCAAGAAGACGGCTGTTGTTTCCACCATCAATGGCGATGCAAACGTGCCGTTCTACAAGGAACTGGCAAACCAGGGCATCAAGGCTGAAGACATTCCGGTCGTGGCCTTCTCCGTCGGTGAAGAAGAGCTGGCCGGGATCGATACCAAGCCACTCGTCGGCCACCTCGCTGCCTGGAACTACTTCCAGTCTGTCGACGCTCCGGTCAATGCCGAGTTCATCAAGACATGGCACGCTTTCACCAAGAACGAGAAGCGCGTGACGAACGACCCGATGGAAGCTGCCTATATCGGCTTCAACGCCTGGGTTAAGGCTGTCGAGGCTGCCGGCACGACCGAAACCGACAAGGTTCTGGATAGCATCATCGGCGTTTCCGTGCCGAACCTGTCTGGCGGTACTTCTACTGTCATGCCGAACCACCACATCACCAAGCCGGTTCTGATCGGTGAAATCCAGGCGAATGGCCAGTTCGAAATCGTGCAGCAGACGCCATCCGTCGTCGGTGACGAATGGTCGGATTACCTGCCGGACTCCAAGGACCTGATCTCCGATTGGCGCAAGCCGATGTCCTGCGGCAACTTCAACGTTGCCACCGGCAAGTGCGGCGGCAAGGGCAGCTAA
- a CDS encoding response regulator transcription factor, with product MAENAAPREIVLLVDDSPDALGFLTEALEQSGFSVLIATSGQFAISIVDRITPDLILLDAVMPGMDGFETCRRLKANPAFSQVPVIFMTGLTETEHVVNALESGGVDYLTKPINIDELRARIRVHLSNARSAQSARVALDAAGRHLLAVRGNGALHWSTPQATRLINTAFGQDDGLDQATRKISTWMTDRDRPGFPREVTFAVDAQAATTLQFSFLGAIGPDEYLIRVSALSNRAEDDVLRQHFPVTQREAEVLLWIAKGKSNKDIGDILGLSARTVNKHLEQIYVKLGVENRASAAVKAANVLHEM from the coding sequence ATGGCTGAAAACGCCGCACCCAGAGAAATTGTTCTTCTGGTGGATGACAGTCCGGATGCGCTCGGCTTTCTGACGGAAGCACTCGAACAGTCAGGCTTCTCGGTGCTGATTGCAACGTCTGGCCAATTCGCCATCAGCATTGTCGACCGCATCACCCCGGATCTCATTCTGCTCGATGCCGTGATGCCCGGCATGGATGGGTTCGAAACCTGCCGCAGGCTGAAGGCCAATCCCGCCTTTTCACAGGTGCCGGTCATCTTCATGACAGGGCTGACCGAGACCGAGCATGTGGTCAACGCGCTGGAAAGCGGCGGTGTCGATTACCTCACCAAACCCATCAACATCGATGAACTGCGCGCCCGCATCCGCGTTCATTTGTCCAATGCCCGCTCAGCCCAGAGTGCGCGCGTGGCGCTGGATGCGGCAGGTCGCCATCTTCTGGCAGTGCGCGGCAACGGCGCTCTGCATTGGTCGACACCACAAGCGACGCGGCTCATCAATACAGCCTTCGGTCAGGATGACGGTCTGGACCAGGCTACACGGAAAATCTCGACCTGGATGACCGATCGCGACAGACCGGGCTTTCCACGCGAGGTGACCTTCGCCGTCGATGCGCAAGCCGCGACCACCCTGCAGTTTTCGTTCCTCGGCGCCATCGGCCCGGACGAGTATCTCATTCGTGTGAGTGCACTCAGCAACCGCGCCGAAGATGACGTTCTGCGCCAGCACTTCCCCGTGACCCAGCGCGAAGCGGAAGTGCTGCTCTGGATTGCCAAGGGAAAGTCCAACAAGGACATTGGCGATATTCTCGGCCTCTCCGCCCGCACCGTCAACAAGCACCTGGAACAGATCTACGTAAAGCTGGGTGTTGAGAATCGCGCATCGGCAGCCGTCAAGGCCGCCAATGTGCTGCATGAAATGTGA
- the urtD gene encoding urea ABC transporter ATP-binding protein UrtD — protein MEIKDSKPKSLLYLDGVSVSFDGFRALNSLSFVVEPGELRAIIGPNGAGKTTMMDIITGKTRPDSGTVLFEEKVDLTKRDEADIAQLGIGRKFQKPTVFESHTVWDNLELALNRKRGVFSTLFYRLSGEDRDRIEEILGTIRLTHRRDELAANLSHGQKQWLEIGMLLAQEPKLLLVDEPVAGMTDAETAETAILLREIAKSRSVVVVEHDMGFIRDLGVKVTCLAEGSVLAEGSIDFVSNDPKVIENYLGR, from the coding sequence ATGGAAATCAAGGACTCCAAGCCGAAGTCGCTGCTCTATCTCGATGGTGTTTCCGTATCCTTCGATGGATTCCGGGCGCTGAATTCACTTTCCTTCGTAGTCGAGCCGGGTGAGCTTCGCGCCATCATCGGCCCGAACGGCGCGGGCAAGACAACGATGATGGACATCATCACAGGCAAGACCCGGCCTGACAGCGGCACTGTTCTGTTCGAGGAAAAGGTGGATCTCACCAAGCGAGACGAGGCCGATATTGCCCAGCTCGGCATTGGTCGGAAGTTCCAGAAGCCAACGGTGTTTGAGAGCCATACCGTGTGGGACAATCTGGAACTGGCGCTCAACCGCAAGCGCGGCGTCTTTTCGACCCTGTTCTATCGCCTCTCGGGCGAGGACCGTGATCGCATCGAGGAAATTCTCGGCACCATCCGGCTGACGCATCGGCGCGACGAGCTAGCGGCCAACCTTTCCCACGGCCAAAAGCAGTGGCTGGAGATTGGCATGCTGCTGGCGCAGGAGCCGAAGCTTCTGCTGGTGGATGAGCCGGTGGCGGGCATGACTGATGCGGAAACCGCCGAAACAGCCATTCTGCTGCGTGAGATTGCCAAGAGCCGTTCGGTGGTGGTGGTGGAGCACGACATGGGCTTCATCCGGGATCTCGGCGTCAAGGTGACCTGCCTTGCCGAAGGCTCCGTGCTGGCTGAAGGGTCGATCGATTTCGTGTCGAACGATCCGAAGGTCATTGAAAACTATCTGGGGCGGTGA